CTTTTTGTATCGAAACTGATATTTCTATCGTAATATAAGTTGTTgttcacataaaaaaaaaattagtaccGTAAAGAAAATCGAGAATTTAATATACAATTAGAGAGGTTTTAGAAGATATTCAAGgattattaaaagaaaagaatatgatatttaatttgaaaataaacattattttgttatttaattttatataaaattaacaattaacaatattatttttaatcagTAAGGGAACACCAACTCATTTCCATCGTTACTTTTCATgcaaaaaatagtaaaaataattatttcaaaTTTACATCTATAAATTAAGTTTTTCAttgctttttttaaaaaaaaaaatcatatgttATTATTCAGAAGCCAATGAATTTTTACATATGAATTCCTCTAACCAACTAGGGAgtaaaaaagataaataagagttagcaaaggaacaCGCATTATGAGCAATATTGTGTGCAACCTCATTCGCTAACCTTGACCCATAAGATAGAAAAATCTGGTCTAGATTGTAAAATGAGATAAATTGTCCGAACTCAGAGAAATCAAGCCATGGTAATAGAATGCTATCTGATACAATTTTAGCATCTGTTTCAAAATAAACTCGTCGGTAATTCATAGTCTTTACCCATTGTAAACTTTGTCGTAGAGCAAGTGCTTCGGCAAATTTTGCCTCCACTTTTCCCTCCCAAATCTAGCTATGCAGTGCCACAAATCCGCCTCTTGAATCCCGTAGGAACAGCTCCGAGTCCACGCCTTCCTTCCATCATGAATACAGCAGCATCAAGATTGCATTTCCACGCTCCATTTGGCGGCGGACTCCAAGACATTGCTCGCTCAGCCTCTCTGCTGATATTTATCCCCTCCTTGCGCGATCTCTCCTGTTGTGCAACCGACCACTCAGCAAACCAGCACTTCGCCCGCTAGACAACAACATCACAGGCTTCCAGTCTGCCATTCCATAACAGCTTATTCCTCTGACCAGATACTCCATAGTATGAGGGGATAATTACGAATTAGATCCTTAGTGGTGGTACTATAGAAATTCAAGAACCAGTAGCTAAAATTTTCCATGTCACAGGTCGGTACCAACATGTCAGCGCCCTTCCAACACTCGGTCGCACGCGAACAACCCAGAAACAAGTGGTAATCGTGTTTGATGTCAGATGGACAATTAAGGCAGGTTGGTGCGATATGGGAACATGCCTGTTGGAGAGTCTCCATCTAGTTGGTAGTAAATTGGCACATACCTCCCAGAAAAATAGTTTTACCCGATGGAACGAGGGATGAAAAGTTCAAGCAATTGCAAAGTCCGAAAGCCACAAATACCAAAAACTCTCAAACCCTAATTTGATGAAAAAcaactaaaattaaaaacaatacttataaaaattaaatttacttCATAGTTCTTAAAATTGAAATATCTCCTACCAAAAAGTTGAATGGAATATAAGGGTAAAAAAAGGAATGTCGAATTTAGAGGGAATGAGAGATGAAAAGTTAACTTGTTCTTTAAGAATTCAACAACAGTCTTAAAACAATGTTCATAAAATGCATTATGACTCATAGTGGATATACTATTGGTAACTTTTACGTTACATTTTGAAATTCAGTGATTTTGTcataaaaatacataaaatttaGTGGCAATtgttgtaatatatatatatatttttttttgttaccgctatttctttatattttttttttgcatgaaaGATTGAGACGCGATATAATGGAAATGTGTGAATAAATTTGATAAATACAAATAACTTTGAATGATGTAATTGCAATTTGTACCAAAACAATCACTCCCTAATTACCAACACAATGAGAGATAGAAATTATAAAGGTGCAGCATTGTTTCTATATCCTTCACAATGTGCTGTGGCTTTCAACAATGATTGGTAGCCATTAGTAGCACTTAAATACTCTTCTTTTGCTCCTCTTCATCCATGCTTTCTCCCAATCTACACTGCATCAAGTTTCTGCAACTCGTGCCGTGTTTCAATCCATTGATGATCTAATAAAACTATGATCAGCAACATTCCGCATTACAGTTCCGATTTCCCAACCCTTATATtatacattacattacattttCCTGCATCAGTCAAATATACAACTCAGATAATTGTTTTCCCTGCGGTATTATGCACCGACACTAGCATATATCTAACAGAAAACAACTAGCTCCAGGTACCACAAGTTTGGATTTTGATGATACCCTTATGTAACTATGATTGATTTATATACATGTACACATTTCCTGTTTCAAGAAAGGGGAAAAAAGGAAGGCACGCAGCTTTACCGGTTATTATTGCAAGTAATGAACTCAGGCATATGAAGCTAACAATGGTTCTCTTGAGTCTTCACCATATTTGCTGCTATAGTACAAGTACAACATCAATTGAGATATCCCCAAAATCGTGCCAATTCCGTTTGGAACCTATAGTCACAGAAATAATAAAGATTAGGATTAGAATCTCGGGGATGTCAGGAAACGGGTGGACTAATCATGTTACTGCAGGTTTAGTATTCAGTCGCGAAGTAACGAAACATTacataataaaagaaagaatcTTTTAAAATCTTTCTTGAGGTAAGTATTCAGTGAGGTGTACGTTGAAGTAAATTCAAGCGCACGAATCAAATTTTACGAATGCCTGGTAGTGGTTTATGGATTAAGAAGCAACTCAAGAATTAGTGTCTAATCGAACTATTTGCACTAAGAATATGAGTGAATACTTAAAGTAGAACCTCGTTTCTAGCCTTCATAATGTTACGAATCTATGCATGCTCAAACCAAGGAATAAAAAGATTCTGCATTTGACAATGTACTTACATAAATGAAAGGATCAATCTTCAACATTCCGTATGCAAAGAAAGATAGACTCATCAGGAAAGTGGCGAAGGAAAGGTGGAACGGCATGAACTCAACGCTCCTCGTCTTAATCACCACATTCTGCCACAGAAATAGTACAAAAACCATAAGCAAGAAGGAAGATagcaattcaaaattgaaagatGAATTTTGTAGATGACTTACAATGACACAAAGTGGGGAAGCAAACATTGAAATGAGAGAAAAAACACTTATATATCCAACAAACAGCTGCCGAGAATGAGGACCAAAAAAATTCATGCTCACAACGACAATTACAACAAACACTGCCACAACTGCAAGCAGTAATCCTGACATCTTTATCTACAATaagcatttaaaaaaaatcgttATCCGTCATTGTAAATGTATGCAACACGAAGCAAGAATCAGAAGGAACTTCAAATGCAAGATTATGTACCTTTTTGCTTTGTTCGGCATGCCAGATGAAGATACTTAAGTAGATCAACTGGAAAACTGCCCCAACTGAATTGACTGTTGCAACCAATATAATTCCGGGGGATACAATGGGCGTCCCATACCAGAAGCATATTAAGCAGTTCAAGAGAGCATATATATAAGGCAACCCTGAAAAT
The sequence above is drawn from the Euphorbia lathyris chromosome 6, ddEupLath1.1, whole genome shotgun sequence genome and encodes:
- the LOC136233188 gene encoding bidirectional sugar transporter SWEET2a-like, yielding MLSSGLPLDFSSLSDAAGLAGNICALVLFLSPIPTFRRIIRSQSTEQFSGLPYIYALLNCLICFWYGTPIVSPGIILVATVNSVGAVFQLIYLSIFIWHAEQSKKIKMSGLLLAVVAVFVVIVVVSMNFFGPHSRQLFVGYISVFSLISMFASPLCVINVVIKTRSVEFMPFHLSFATFLMSLSFFAYGMLKIDPFIYVPNGIGTILGISQLMLYLYYSSKYGEDSREPLLASYA